Below is a window of Gilliamella sp. ESL0405 DNA.
CATGAAGGTGGCACTGATAGGCAATCCTAATAGCGGTAAAACCACACTATTTAATTTACTCACCGGCGCCAAACAGCGAGTAGGTAATTGGCCTGGGGTCACTGTTGAGCGTAAAAGTGGGATATTAACGATTGAAAATCAACAATATGAGATTATTGATCTTCCCGGTACTTATTCGATTGAAACTGATCCACAGCGTGTTTCGCAAGATGAGTTAATCGCCCGTGAATTTGTATTAACAAATCAAGACAGTGTGATCGTTAATATTATTGATGTAACAAATTTGCAGCGTAGTTTATATCTCACCATGCAGCTAATAGATTTACAAGTTCCTATGTTGGTTGTGCTTAATATGACCGATGCGCTTAAGGCTATGGGTGAGTCAATTAATATTGGAAAATTATCAGATTTGCTGGGCTGTCCGGTTGTGGCTATCTCATCGAAACGTAAAACGGGTATTGATTTACTTCATTCACTCATAAAAAAAATGGTTAACACCCGACAAGTGGCAAAACCAACGATCGATACGTTAGGTGACGAGCAACATAGCATTATCAACCGTTTTATTAGTCAATTACCCGATAAGAGTATTGTGCACCAGTTTAATCGCTGGCAACTTATCGATGCGTTATTAGATAGTGCGCATTATGCGTTAAATGATTATGAAAATGAAAAGCTTGAAAACTGCCGACATTCACTATCAGCATGGTGCGATAATCAAATCGATGTGGCGTTAGCCAGTGCTCGTTATGAAACTATCGATTGGTTATGTAAATCCGTGATTGATAAACCGCGGGAGCTAAGTATCAGCTTTACTGAAAAACTCGATAAATGGGTTTTAGGGCGACTAAGTGGCATTCCGTTTTTTCTCTTTGCGATGTACGCCATGTTTTTTGTTGCGATCAATTTTGGCTCCGTGTTTATCGACTTTTTCGAAGGGGTATTTACAACAATCTTTGTTGGTGGCGTCTCTTATTTACTCCACTCAATTAATGCTCCGTTGTGGTTAAATGTGCTATTGGCTGACGGTATTGGTACCGGCATTACCACTGTCTCGACCTTTGTGCCGGTTATTGCTGCCATGTTTTTTGTCCTCTCTTTTTTAGAAGACAGTGGTTATTTAGCTCGCGCCGCATTGATTGTCGATCGGGCTATGCGAGCTATCGGGTTACCGGGTAAAGCTTTTGTACCGATGTTAGTTGGCTTTGGCTGTGGTGTACCGGCCATTATGGGCACACGAACGCTGGAAAGCACTCGTGACCGCATTATGTCAATTTGCATGATCCCTTTTATGTCCTGTGGTGCTCGTTTACCGGTTTATACCCTGTTTGCTGTTATCTTTTTTCCGCATTATGCATCAACCGTGGTATTTATTTTATATTTACTGGGCATTGTGGTAGCGATTATTACGGGATTTATTCTAAAAATTACTTTATTAAAAGGCGAATTAACCCCTTTTATTATGGAAATGCCGGTCTATCGAATACCCACCTTAAGCAGTATGCTGAAATTAACCTGGCAACGCCTTAAGGGGTTTATGGTGCGGGCTGGTAAAGCGATTGTGATTATGGTTACGGTGCTTAGCGTGCTCAATTCATGGGGGACAGATAACGCATTTGGTCATCAAAATTCTGATAATTCGGTGCTATCACTAATCGGTAAAAAGGTCACACCGGTATTTGAACCTATGGGGATTGATAAGCAAAACTGGCCGGCAACTGTGGGTATTTTTACCGGGGTATTTGCTAAAGAAGCTGTTATTGCAACACTCAATTCACTCTATTCAATGGATAGTGAGGATAGCGATGTCGACCAATATGACTTTGTTGGTGGCATTAAATCGGCTGTGGCAACAATACCGGAAAATTTGAGCCATTTGTCTGATGCACTTGTCGATCCGTTAGGACTGACAACGGTAGATCAAGATCTGGAGAGTATTGAAAATAATTTAGATGTCAATTTGCAAACCGTTTCAAAAATCAAATTGTCATTTGTCAGCGCAACTTCAGCAATGGCTTATCTCATTTTTATTTTACTTTATACCCCTTGTGCCGCTGCGTTAGGGGCGGTTTATCGTGAAGCGGGTAGCAAATGGATGCTGTTTATTGCAAGTTGGACATTTATTATTGGGTGGTTGATTGCGACCATGTTTTATCAATGTACTTTGTTAGGGCAAACCAATTCTGCCATTTACTGGTTGATTGGTTGTGGTTTATTTATCGGCATTTTATTGGCGTGCTTGCGTAAGTTAGGTCAGTTAGCGCTATTTAATCATTTGGCATTACCAAAATGCCCGACAACAAAAGATACCGGTTGTTGTAACTAGTTTTCTCAAATTAATGTCATAAAAGGGAGCGCAATAATTAAGATATTGCGCTTTAAGTAAGTATGTTAATAACCTCAATTCGTGATTATGTTCAGTTAAAAGGGCGGGTGAGCTTGCAAGATATTGCCCGTCATTTTCGCTTACCGGAAAGCGCGGTAAGCCAAATGCTCAGCTTTTGGGTCAATAAAGGTATCATCAGTGTTATGACCAACGAAACTAACACAGTCTGTCAATCAACCAAATGTAGCACTTGTGTCGGGTGTGATTTACTATCCCAACCGATTTATAGCTGGATTCTACCGCCAGCAAGCTAACGGATATTGCGACAATCGATTGCGCTTGATTTATATCAGTTCAATCTATTAGCTTATCATTGCTCAATAACCAAACATTGTTTTTACCCTAATCATTACGCTTGTCTCTTTTAATCAAATGTTTTGTGTTGTAACCTTTGAATAATTCTTGTCAAGAAGTTTCAGAAAATACCTACGTTTAAGTATAAAATCATTTTTTATGTATAAAATGGCGGTTTGTTTCCTTAAAAAAAAATTCTATTTTCGAGACTTATGTCACATAACTGAATTTATTTATATCGAAAAATAACAAATGATATTAATATGAACTTATGTTCATTTTTCGTGATTTAAGGAGTGGGAATTAATATGAAAACTATCGCAATCGGCGCGGATGATGCCGCTTTTGAGTTCAGAAATAGTATTGTTGAATATTTGACTAAACAAGGGATTGAAACGGTTGATTATAGCAGTGATAAACAGCCAACAAATCCTTTATATCCCGATGTGGCTAATGCTGTTGCTTGTTCAATAAAAGAGGGTAAGCATGAACGTGGGATTTTAATTTGTGGTACAGGGATTGGGGTTGCGATCGCCGCCAATAAAGTACCGGGAATTCGAGCCGCTCAGTGCCATGATGTCTTTTCTGCTGAACGAGCAAGAAAGAGTAACAATGCCCAGATTATGACCATGGGTGCCAGAGTCATTGGCGTTGAACTGGCCAAAAAACTGGTACAAGCATGGCTAGAATCAGAGTTTGAGGGCGGGGGTTCAACACCTAAAGTTGAACGTATTAATTATTATGATGAATTATATAGCAAATAACCTTGAATAACTGTTTTATTCAATAATTATGCCGCCAAAACTAGGAGAATAATATCACTCAACGTTGATATTAGCCGTTGTTTTCAATCTGTTTTTAATCGTTTTTTGTTGTAAAATGGCGGCATAATTAACGGCTTGAACAGTCGTTTTATTATAGAAAAAATGCTATTATAATCGTGTTTAACACCTAAAGTTCTAGAGGATACAGAAGTATGAGTCAATTAGATGAATTTAAAAAACTAACCGTCGTTGTGGCCGATACCGGTGATATCGATTCGATTAAACAGTTTTCCCCAGAAGATGCAACTACCAATCCTTCTTTAGTTCTCAAAGCCGCTCAACTTCCTCAATACCGTTATCTAATTGATTCAGCTATTGAAACCGCCAAAAAGATCGGTGGAAGCAAACAACAACAATTAATTAATGCTTGTGATCAAGTCGCTGTTAATATTGGTGCGGAAATTTTAAAAATCGTTCCCGGACGCATTTCAACCGAAGTTGATGCGCGTTTATCATTTGATAAGCAAGGCTGTATTGATAAAGCCCGTCGTCTTATCGAACTTTATCAAGAGAAAGGCATTGATAAATCCAGAATCTTAATCAAAATCGCTTCAACGTGGGAAGGTATTAAAGCTGCGGAAGTTTTAGAAAAAGAAGGCATTAACTGTAACTTAACGTTGTTATTCTCATTTGCCCAAGCACGAGCTTGTGCCGAAGTGAATGCTTTTTTAATTTCTCCTTTTGTTGGTCGCATTTATGATTGGTATCAAGCTAAAAAACCTATCGACCCTTATATTGCTGATGAAGATCCGGGTGTGGTTTCAGTTCGTAATATCTATAATTATTACAAACAACATGGCTATAAAACGATTGTTATGGGAGCAAGTTTCCGTAAAGTGGATCAAATCTTAGCGCTAGCGGGCTGTGACAGACTAACAATTTCACCTAATTTACTGGCCGAAATGCAACAATCTGATGCGCCGGTGGTTCAAAAACTTAACCCGAATCAACCTATCGTTGCTCGCCCTGAATTAATGAGCGAAGCAGAGTTTAGATGGCAACACAATAGCGATGCAATGGCGGTTGAAAAACTGGCTGAAGGTATCCGTGCTTTTGCCGTTGACCAAGGTAAATTAGAACAAATGATTGGTGAACTTTTATAACAATTGGGGAGCTTGCTCCCCTTTAATTTTCTTTTTCTTTCGTTAATTTGATTAACGAATCTGCACAGTCAACTACTGTAGCGGCAATAACGAATATTAATTAAATTTTTTTGGAGATCATGAACATGAATGCAACGACACTATCTCACCGCGAACTGGCGAATGCGATAAGGGCATTAAGCATGGATGGCGTACAAAAAGCGAAATCCGGCCACCCAGGCGCACCTATGGGAATGGCGGATATGGCTGAAGTACTATGGCGAGGATTCTTAAAACACAATCCAACAAACCCAAACTGGGCTGATCGTGACCGCTTTGTTTTATCAAATGGCCATGCGTCTATGTTGATTTATAGTCTATTGCACTTAACCGGTTATAACGTCACTCTCGACGATTTAATTAACTTCCGTCAATTAAATGCAAAAACCGCAGGCCACCCCGAATATGGTCATGTGCCGGGTGTTGAAACGACAACCGGACCTTTAGGCCAAGGTATTGCTAACGCAGTGGGTATGGCGATTGCTGAGCGAACATTAGCGGCACAATTTAACAAACCCGGTCACACTATTGTAGACCACTTCACTTATGTGTTTATGGGTGACGGATGTATGATGGAAGGCATTTCTCATGAAGTGTGTTCACTAGCCGGTACCCTTAAATTAGGTAAACTTATCAGCTTCTATGATGATAATGGTATCTCAATTGACGGTGAAATCGACGGTTGGTTTACTGATGATACCGCTAAACGTTTTGAGGCTTATGGTTGGCATGTTATTCGTGGCATTGACGGTCACGATGCTAAAGCGATCAGTGTTGCCATTGAAGAGGCGCAAGCGGTCACCGATAAGCCGTCGCTTTTAATGTGTAAAACCGTTATCGGATTTGGCTCACCAAATAAAGCCGGTAGTCATGATAGTCATGGTGCGCCACTAGGTGAAGCTGAAATTGAAGCAACGCGTAAAGCACTGGGCTGGTCGTATGGCGCATTTGAAATTCCAAAAGCCTATTATGATGCATGGGATGCAAAAGCAAAAGGTAAACAAATTGAAGACGAATGGAATAGCCGTTTTGATGCTTATGCAAAAGCGTATCCGGAACTAGCCAAAGAGTTTAAACGTCGAGCCAATGGTGATTTACCAACTAACTGGCAACAAACAGCTAAAGATTTTATCGCTAAATTACAAGCAAATCCGGCGACGATTGCAACGCGTAAAGCATCACAAAATGCGATCGAAGCTTTTGCCCCTGTTCTTCCGGAATTTTTAGGCGGATCGGCTGACTTAGCACCGAGTAATTTAACCATGTGGTCAGGATCGAAAGAAATTTTAGCCAATCCGGATGGTAATTATATCCATTATGGTGTACGTGAATTTGGTATGTCAGCAATCATGAATGGTATTGCCCTTCATGGTGGATTTATCCCTTATGGTGCGACTTTCTTAATGTTTATGGAATACGCGCGTAATGCGATTCGTATGGCTGCATTAATGAAAATTCGTTCACTGTTTGTTTATACCCATGATTCTATCGGTTTGGGTGAAGATGGACCAACACATCAACCTGTTGAGCAAATGGCAAGTTTACGTGTTACACCAAATGTCAGCACATGGCGCCCATGTGATCAGGTTGAATCGGCTATTGCTTGGCAATATGCTGTTGAACGCAAAGATGGCCCAACAGCATTAATCTTCTCAAGACAAAATCTTAAACAACAAGATCGCACCGCTGAGCAATTAGCTAATGTTTATCGTGGTGGCTATATCTTAAATGATTGCGAAGGTACACCAGAATTAATTCTTATCGCTACCGGCTCTGAAGTTGAACTTGCGGTTGAAGCTTATCACCAATTAACGCAAGCAGGTCGAAAAGTGCGAGTTGTTTCCATGCCATGTACTGATGCGTTTGATAAACAAGATAGCGCTTATAAAGAATCAGTTTTACCTTCAACAGTAACTGCTCGTGTTGCTATTGAAGCAGGCATTAGTGACTACTGGTATAAATATGTGGGTCTGAATGGTAAAGTAGTGGGTATGACAACCTTTGGTGAGTCAGGCCCGGCAGAACAACTCTTTGAGAAATTTGGTTTCACTGTTAAAAACGTTGTTGAAAAAGCTTCCAGTTTATTGAAGTAAGACGTTTCTGACATTTAAAACGCTATGGTTAATCATTTAGCCATAGCGTTTTTTATTGATATCAAGATTAATAAACTAACCAATTAATACGGGTTAGGATCTTTTTTCAAATTATCAAACTGATAAAGTTTGTTGCTTTGCCAGTCTTTTATCTTAATATCGTTCTGTTCTGAAATATCCATTAATTCGTTTTGCATATAGTCGTGCTTAACATCTAACTCTATTCCTAACCAGTGGCTTAATAGATAGACAAACTGAAAGCCGGATATCGTTCTATTGATTCTTTGTTGTTGAGTGCGATTGGAATCAAAAAAGATTAAAGGCACTTGATAACTATTTTGATAACTCGCATTGTGTCTTAAGTCTTGATAATTATCAGTATGAGCAAGACCATGATCGGAAAAATAGACCAGCGCATAATCTTCATGATGTTTCTGTAAAGATTCAATCGTTGCTTTTATTAAATCGTCGGTTTCTTTAATACTACTGACGTAGCAGGAAATATTTTTATTATTCAGATTAAACTGTACATCAAACTCTAACCGTTTGCAAAAGTGGGGATGCGAGCCAATTAAGTGCATAACAATCAATCTTGGTCGAGTTTGTTCGGTCGATAAAATAGTGTCTAATTCGGGTAACAGCAAAGTATCATGTTTTCCACGGGAATTTTTACCATTGTATTCGCCTTTTTTGGTATAAAAACTATGTTTTGAGTAGGCGGCAATTCGAGGTACGGTAATTTCCATTTTACCTAATCGCCCTTGATTAGACAGCCAATAAGTTTCAAACCCCGCTGCATTTGCAATACTAATTATATTGTTATTTATTTGCGTGGTGACTTTTTTATCATCGATAAAAACTGATTGGCTAATAAAGTGAGGGATTGATGATTGTGTATTAGGCGCTGGTGCGATAAGTCCATCCCAAATGATACTGGCATTATGATTAGCAAAAGGCGTATTGTCATATTTAAAGCCATAAGCACTCATATAATCTTTGCGCACACTTTCACCAATCATTATCACGTAAGTTTTATGTTTTGGGCTGACCGAGTTAATCGGAATAGTATTTGCGTACTTAATCTGCTCAAGTTGCTCCTGCTTTTCAGTGGTATAGATTTTTATACTGGTATATAAATCTGTAAAAAATTCAAAAAAAGGATATTTGAAATTATCAATCACAAATGTAGCGGGCAAATTAGCATTGCTTTTACATAATATTTTAACCGGTTTATAAAGACAGACTGCCAGAGCAAAGAGAATAAAATATTTGTTATTAATCTTCGGAAATTGAAGTTTGGTAAATGTGAAGATAAAAACTAAGATTAAAAATATTGGCGCAACAAGTAATAGTGGGGGTAATTGGCTGAAGTATTCACTCGATTCATCTAAATTTGTTTCCAAAAGCGCACTGATAACCGCAACATTCGGCGAACCATAATAATAAGAGGTTGGAAAGTAGATCGCAGCTAAAATAAATAGAAAACCAAAAATAAATTTGCCTGGCGTAAAGTGAGCAAAAAATATCAATGAAAAATAAGTGAGTAAAATGCGATCAACTCTTAAAGGATACCCTAACAAATATACCAATAAAGCTGAAAGGACAATACAAACTAGGTGGGGAAAAATAGTTTTTTTAAATAACATTACAATTTATTAAATAATTTACAGAATTTCAAAAAAATACATTATATAAATAATCGAACTTTACGCAATTATTAGTTGTAAAAGTCAGTTTAGCTGAAAGGTTTATTGTTGGTTTTCAACCGATGATCCACCAATTTATTAAGTTGTGTATGGCAAGATAATAGGTATAGAGCGATGATAGTATTGAAAAGAAAATAGAGAACATAGCCTTAAAACTGAGAAATGCATTTTTATTCAGCTTAAGGCTATTATGGGCTTATTTTGAAGCCCGTTTTAAAATCAATTCGGTTGGTTGTTTTTGTAGATAGATCATTCTGCCAATCAGGAGTACCGCAGCAACTGCCAGTCCGGAAATAATCCCAATCCAAAAACCGGCAGCCCCCAATGGCTGCATAACCAGATCGGTCAAAGCTAAAATATATCCAACTGGCAAGCCGACAACCCAATAAGAGAGCAGAGTAATAAAAAAGATGCTTTGGGTATCTTTATAACCACGAAGCACATTACTGGCTACCACTTGCAAATAATCAGAAGCTTGATAAATGGCTAATAAAATAATCAGGTGCATACAAATAGCAATAACCGCCGTCTCTTTGGTAAACAATTCGATAATTGGCGTTCTGAAGATCACCAAAATCAGTGCCACAACAACGGCTATCGCAAATGAAATTGCCAGACTGATATAAGCGGTTTGTTTGGCTAATGAAGGCTTTTGTTTACCCAGTAAATATCCAACACGAATACTGGTTGCAACCCCAAGTGATAAAGGGATAGCAAAAGTTAAACTGCTGATTGTGAAGATAATTTGATGAGCAGCTACCGTTATTTGTCCGAGTGGGGCAATTAACAGGGCGATAACCGCAAACAAGCTCATTTCAAAGAAATACGCCAATGCCAACGGCGTGCCCAGCACAATCACTTTTTTGATGATCGCAAAGTCGACCAGTTTAGTGACAGGCGTGTTACGAATATCCTTTTGGCTTGCTGTGGTTAAAGTATAAAGGCGCATTAAAATAAACATCAACCAAAAGATAATTGCCGCCGTGATACCGCATCCAACACCACCAAAAGCCGGCAAACCTAGCTTGCCGTAAATTAAAATGTAGTTGATTGGAATATTAGCAAGCAAAGCAATAAAGATTATCACCATTGCCGGTTTAGTATTGGATAGCCCTTCGCACTGATTACGATAGACTAAAAACAGCAAGAATGCAGGAACGCCCCACATTATGGCGCGTAAAAATGAGACAGCAACCTCGACCATTTGCGGATCAATAGGGTGCTCAGCTGAGCTTCTTAAGCTGATGATTTTATCGGAATGATATAAAATCAGCATCATCATTACCGACAAAATCAGTGCAATAACCACACCTTGACGGGTGTGGTCAGCGACCAAATTACGCTTAGCAGCACCATTTAAGTTTGAAATGATAGGGGTTAAAACGGTGAGCAACCCTTGCCCAAATAAGATTGTCGGCAGCCAAATAGAGACAGCAATGGCGACGCCAGATAGCGCCGTTTTACTATAGTTGCCAGCCATAATGGTATCAACAAACGTAATGGCGGTTTGTGATATTTGGGCAATCATTACCGGTATTGCAAGTGTAATGATATGTTTAATTTCGTGTCGATAATGTAGCTTCATTTGATTTGTTTACTGTTTAACAGTTCCCCATAGATCATATTCATCAGAGTGTTCAATTTCAACTTGAACAATATCGCCCACTTTAACACTATTTTCATCATTAAGATAAACAACACCGTCAATTTCGGGTGCATCTGCCATACTGCGACCAATGGCACCTTCGGCATCCACTTCATCAATGATAACTGATAATGTTTGACCAACTTTATTACGAAGTTTTTTGCTTGAGATAGTTTGTTGTAATTGCATAAAGCGATGAAAACGCTCTTGTTTGATCGCTTCCGGAATCTGATTTGCGAGCGCATTGGCTTGTGCGCCTTCAACCGGACTATAAGGAAAGCAACCCACTCGATCAAGTTCGGCTTTAGTTAAAAAGTCGAGCAGTAACTCAAAGTCTTGCTCGGTTTCACCCGGATAACCGACAATAAAGGTTGAACGTAATGTTATATCGGGGCAAATATCTCGCCATTTATGTATTCGTTCAAGCGTTCGGTCAATGGTTCCCGGTCGTTTCATCGATTTTAAAACGGTTGGGCTGGCATGTTGCAGTGGTACATCTAAATAAGGCAAGATTTTACCTTCAGCCATTAACGGGATTAAATTATCGACGCTAGGGTAAGGATACATGTAATGCAGTCTCACCCAAATGCCTAACGTAGCTAACTGCTCACACAAAGTTTGGATATCGGTTTTCAAAGGCATGCCGTTCCAAAAATTGGTGCGATTTTTAATATCAACTCCATAAGCTGAAGTATCTTGAGCAATAACCAATAACTCTTTTACGCCGCTTTCAGCTAATCTTTTTGCCTCATCAAGCACATTTCCAATTGGTCTACTGACCATTTCGCCCCGCAATGAAGGAATAATACAAAAGGTGCAGCTATGATTACAGCCTTCAGATATTTTTAAATAGGCATAATGTTTTGGTGTCAATTTAACACCTTGCTCCGGCACTAAGCTGGTAAACGGATTATAAGCCGGTTTTGGTGCATATTTATTGACATGAGTCAGTACCGCTTCATAGCTGTGCGGACCAGATATTTCCAACACTTTCGGATGAACATTACGTATTTGATCTTCTTTCGCACCAAGACAGCCGGTCACAATGACTTTACCATTTTCATTTAATGCTTCGCCGATCGCTTCTAACGATTCTTGTACAGCGCTATCGATAAAGCCACAGGTATTGACGATCACTAAATCGGCATTATCGTAACTGGGTACCACACGATAACCTTGCGTGCGCAATTCGGTTAAAATTCGCTCTGAGTCAACTAAATTTTTAGGACAACCAAGGCTCACAAATCCAATAGTAGGGGATGACATATTCATAGTATTTATAATAGTGTTAAATATTTAAGGGGTATAAAGTTGAGAATTAATAAACTTTTACTGCTTAATGTTGATTATTAAAAAAACGACGGCATTTTATCACATTTGAATTTTGTTGAAACAGCGATTTTTGATTTGCTTTTATTTGTTAACAATTTTCAGTTGATTTGATTGTTATATTGTGCAAGCAAATAACAATCAATCACCAATTTAGATGAATGTAATCAGTCAATCTTGTTTGAGGATAATAACAAGGCCCTCACGTACGTGAGGGCAGGTGGAGTTAGGATAAGATACAAACTGCAATCATCATGCTTTTATATAAGATTTATTTTAGCCCATTGATAACTTCGTCAATTTGGCGCTCTAAACTTTCTGCACCGCCACCGGATAGGTACCAAAGATCAGGTGTTAAATAAACAACTTGTGTTTTGCTATTTTTTAGCACTTTTGAATCGAAAAAGTTCTCTTTCATCGCTGTATTACCAATTGCTTTACTGCGATCGACAACGTAAATAATGTCAGGTTTAACCGATTTTATATAGTTATTATCAATAAATACTGGTTTAGGTTTTTCGCCAATTTGTGTGATTTTGTTACTTTCCACAGGAACAGCACGTTTAACGTTTAACACATCATGAATAAGGGCTGCGCTTGAACTGTTATTAATAAGAATTACTTTTCCGTCATTATGGATAGCAACAATGGCTTTTTTATGGCTATTATGACTGATTGCTTGCGCTTGTTGAAGTTTAACATCCAGCGACTCGATGATCGCTTTACCTTTACTTTCTGTACCGGTGATAGAGGCTAAAGCATAGATATGATTTCGGGTGGAATCATAGTAATTTTTGGCATTAACACTTAAATTCAGAACAGGGGCAATTTGTCTTAATTGGGCATCTTTACTGGCTTGTCGACCGTCAATAATAATTAAATCGGGTTTAAGGTTTTTTATTGCGTCTATATTGGGTTCTTTCATATTGCCGGTATCAGCAATACCATTATTATTATATTTTTGTAGATAAGAAGGGATCACCGATTGTGGTACAGCGGTAACTATTGAGCCTTTACCTAATGCATCTAAAGTATCAAGAGCACCATAATTCATAACCACCACTTTTTTAGGTGATTTAGGCACTTCAATACTATTATTATCAACTACCACATTCATTTTTGAGGTTGATTGGCAACCTGTAAGACCTAAAATCACAGCAGCTAGCGTGCTTAAAAGTAGTTTTTTATTTCTGTTCATGATAATTTCCTTTCTGCAAATAAAAATGATAACCATTATTATTTAAAAAATTGCTCTTTGTCTACTAATAAATAATTTTTATTAAAGATATTGATAATTATTCTCATCTACTGTAGTGTTACCTGAGGGGAAGTCTAAAATATCATTATAAATAATGGGGTTATAAAAAATGGAGATAAAGCGAAAATTGAAGTTAGCGACTCACGTCATTAACACTAGCCTTTTATTATTGTCAAGTGCTGCTATGGCCGACACCAATTCTGAAACTGAAACTATGGTCGTTACAGCTTCGGGATTTGCTCAACAAGTCAAGGAAGCGCCAGCCACGATATCGGTTATTACACCAGAAGAGATCAGCAACAAACCTTATCGAGATGTAACAGATGCCT
It encodes the following:
- the feoB gene encoding Fe(2+) transporter permease subunit FeoB; translation: MKVALIGNPNSGKTTLFNLLTGAKQRVGNWPGVTVERKSGILTIENQQYEIIDLPGTYSIETDPQRVSQDELIAREFVLTNQDSVIVNIIDVTNLQRSLYLTMQLIDLQVPMLVVLNMTDALKAMGESINIGKLSDLLGCPVVAISSKRKTGIDLLHSLIKKMVNTRQVAKPTIDTLGDEQHSIINRFISQLPDKSIVHQFNRWQLIDALLDSAHYALNDYENEKLENCRHSLSAWCDNQIDVALASARYETIDWLCKSVIDKPRELSISFTEKLDKWVLGRLSGIPFFLFAMYAMFFVAINFGSVFIDFFEGVFTTIFVGGVSYLLHSINAPLWLNVLLADGIGTGITTVSTFVPVIAAMFFVLSFLEDSGYLARAALIVDRAMRAIGLPGKAFVPMLVGFGCGVPAIMGTRTLESTRDRIMSICMIPFMSCGARLPVYTLFAVIFFPHYASTVVFILYLLGIVVAIITGFILKITLLKGELTPFIMEMPVYRIPTLSSMLKLTWQRLKGFMVRAGKAIVIMVTVLSVLNSWGTDNAFGHQNSDNSVLSLIGKKVTPVFEPMGIDKQNWPATVGIFTGVFAKEAVIATLNSLYSMDSEDSDVDQYDFVGGIKSAVATIPENLSHLSDALVDPLGLTTVDQDLESIENNLDVNLQTVSKIKLSFVSATSAMAYLIFILLYTPCAAALGAVYREAGSKWMLFIASWTFIIGWLIATMFYQCTLLGQTNSAIYWLIGCGLFIGILLACLRKLGQLALFNHLALPKCPTTKDTGCCN
- a CDS encoding FeoC-like transcriptional regulator, which encodes MLITSIRDYVQLKGRVSLQDIARHFRLPESAVSQMLSFWVNKGIISVMTNETNTVCQSTKCSTCVGCDLLSQPIYSWILPPAS
- the rpiB gene encoding ribose 5-phosphate isomerase B, with product MKTIAIGADDAAFEFRNSIVEYLTKQGIETVDYSSDKQPTNPLYPDVANAVACSIKEGKHERGILICGTGIGVAIAANKVPGIRAAQCHDVFSAERARKSNNAQIMTMGARVIGVELAKKLVQAWLESEFEGGGSTPKVERINYYDELYSK
- the tal gene encoding transaldolase, which gives rise to MSQLDEFKKLTVVVADTGDIDSIKQFSPEDATTNPSLVLKAAQLPQYRYLIDSAIETAKKIGGSKQQQLINACDQVAVNIGAEILKIVPGRISTEVDARLSFDKQGCIDKARRLIELYQEKGIDKSRILIKIASTWEGIKAAEVLEKEGINCNLTLLFSFAQARACAEVNAFLISPFVGRIYDWYQAKKPIDPYIADEDPGVVSVRNIYNYYKQHGYKTIVMGASFRKVDQILALAGCDRLTISPNLLAEMQQSDAPVVQKLNPNQPIVARPELMSEAEFRWQHNSDAMAVEKLAEGIRAFAVDQGKLEQMIGELL
- the tkt gene encoding transketolase — protein: MNATTLSHRELANAIRALSMDGVQKAKSGHPGAPMGMADMAEVLWRGFLKHNPTNPNWADRDRFVLSNGHASMLIYSLLHLTGYNVTLDDLINFRQLNAKTAGHPEYGHVPGVETTTGPLGQGIANAVGMAIAERTLAAQFNKPGHTIVDHFTYVFMGDGCMMEGISHEVCSLAGTLKLGKLISFYDDNGISIDGEIDGWFTDDTAKRFEAYGWHVIRGIDGHDAKAISVAIEEAQAVTDKPSLLMCKTVIGFGSPNKAGSHDSHGAPLGEAEIEATRKALGWSYGAFEIPKAYYDAWDAKAKGKQIEDEWNSRFDAYAKAYPELAKEFKRRANGDLPTNWQQTAKDFIAKLQANPATIATRKASQNAIEAFAPVLPEFLGGSADLAPSNLTMWSGSKEILANPDGNYIHYGVREFGMSAIMNGIALHGGFIPYGATFLMFMEYARNAIRMAALMKIRSLFVYTHDSIGLGEDGPTHQPVEQMASLRVTPNVSTWRPCDQVESAIAWQYAVERKDGPTALIFSRQNLKQQDRTAEQLANVYRGGYILNDCEGTPELILIATGSEVELAVEAYHQLTQAGRKVRVVSMPCTDAFDKQDSAYKESVLPSTVTARVAIEAGISDYWYKYVGLNGKVVGMTTFGESGPAEQLFEKFGFTVKNVVEKASSLLK
- a CDS encoding phosphoethanolamine transferase, encoding MLGYPLRVDRILLTYFSLIFFAHFTPGKFIFGFLFILAAIYFPTSYYYGSPNVAVISALLETNLDESSEYFSQLPPLLLVAPIFLILVFIFTFTKLQFPKINNKYFILFALAVCLYKPVKILCKSNANLPATFVIDNFKYPFFEFFTDLYTSIKIYTTEKQEQLEQIKYANTIPINSVSPKHKTYVIMIGESVRKDYMSAYGFKYDNTPFANHNASIIWDGLIAPAPNTQSSIPHFISQSVFIDDKKVTTQINNNIISIANAAGFETYWLSNQGRLGKMEITVPRIAAYSKHSFYTKKGEYNGKNSRGKHDTLLLPELDTILSTEQTRPRLIVMHLIGSHPHFCKRLEFDVQFNLNNKNISCYVSSIKETDDLIKATIESLQKHHEDYALVYFSDHGLAHTDNYQDLRHNASYQNSYQVPLIFFDSNRTQQQRINRTISGFQFVYLLSHWLGIELDVKHDYMQNELMDISEQNDIKIKDWQSNKLYQFDNLKKDPNPY